The Victivallis lenta genome includes the window TGGCGATTGCGAGGTCGGTGCGGATCCGCCGCCCGGAGTCGGCGGCCGCCTTGAACACGGCCGGAATGTCGGAGGAGCTCTGAACGATCACGCCGTCGATGTCGGGGCGGTTGCGGAACAGGGCGCGGCTGTGTTCATAAATATAGCAGAGATGCCGTTCCGCATCGAAAGGCACGACGATCCAGCCGTCCGGGTCGAGGGCGACTCCGGAATTTTCCGCGGCCTCGGCATAAAGTGTGCTCCGGACCGACATCGCCGTGGCCTCCTCGCAGTAACTGCTGCCGTCGGTGATGACGCCGAAGCGCCGCCACCCTTCGGCGGCGAGATGGCGGAACAGTTCGCCGACCGCGCTCCGGTAATCGACCCGGATCATATGCGCCGGACACTCTTCTGGCATGTCCCATCCGCGAAGCACATACGGAATTCCGGCGCGGATGGCCGGTTCGTAGAATTCACGGGTGTAATGGTTGTATTCCAGGCAGATGCAGCCGTCGAACAGCCCCTGCCGGACCCAGTTGACCACCTGCCGTTCCCGGTTCGGGCTGAGCATGGTCTCAAATGCGAACACATTGTAATTGCGGGCTTCGAGCAGGTGGGTGATCCTGCGGATGTATTCGTTGTAGAACGGAGTCAGGCCGTTGGCGGTGACTGCGATATTCCGGGTGCGCCCCTTCACCAGCGCCTGCGCCTGCATGTTCGGTATGTATCCGAGCTTTTCGGCGATGCTCTGGATCAGCTGGCGCGTCCGGGGCGAAACCCGGTGGTACTGCCTGGAGTTGAGCACCAGGGAAACCGTGGCTTCACTTTTCCCGGAAAGCTCCGCAACCTGTTTCAACGTAACGTTATTCATCTGTCGCCTTCAGGAATCGCATGGATTTAGTTAAACGCTTGACATTAATATTATGACGAATTTTTCGCTTAAAGTCAAGAGCGGATTGTTTTTTATTCCGGAATTTTGCGTGACGGCGGGTTTCCCCCGGCGCCGGCTTCGGTCTGGCGGACGCGGAAGCCGGCCGGTTGTCGGGAGCCGAAGATGAAATTCGTTCTATTTGTAAGTCTAATTGCGGTATCATATCGCATATTTTCGGTTTGTTTTCCCGCCGAATTTCTGTTTTTTTGTCACTTTTTTTGGTTTATCTATTGACAAATCAGGTTGTTTTGGGTATAATTATAATTGTAAGACAAATAAAACCGAAAACAGGGAGTGTGATATCGTGTCGGAATCCATGAGCACCGTGCTTGCCGACCGCCTGCTGCAGACGGCGATCGAAAGCAATATGAAGATCGGCGACAAGCTGCCGGGGGAGGTCGAGCTTGCGGACCGGTTCCACGTGAGCCGCGTGTCGATCCGCGAGGCGATCAACGGGTTGAAGTTTCTCGGCATGCTTGACGCCGCGCCGCGCCGCGGAACGACGATCGCGGCGCTCGACTACCGGCGGCTGGTCAAGTATCTCGGGTTCCAGATGGCGTTTTCGAGCCTTTCCGAAGAGGAACTGTTCGATGCGCGTCTCGCGCTCGAGATCGGCATGCTCGATTTGGTCGGGCAGCGCATGACCGATGAGGATTACCGGGAGCTCCTCGAACTGGCCGACGCGTGCCGCCGGGAGTCCGACGAACCGAAGGCGGTCGCCGATTCGATCGAGGCGGATATGCGCTTTCACCAGCGGCTGCTCGAAATCTCCGGCAACAGCATGCTTCAGGCGTTTGTGAAGCTGATCGAAAGCTTCTTTCACCGGCAGAACGCGCACCCCGGCAACCGGCAGGACCAGGCCAGCGCGGCCGAGGTTCACCGCATGATCGTCGAAGCGCTGCACGATCGCAACATCGAGCTGGCGCGCGGCCTGATGCAGAAGCATCTCGCCCGGCACCGGAAGGATTGATCCCGGGCTTTTTTTCCTGAAAAAAACAGATCGTTCGGGCCCCGGATCGGGCGGGGCAGGTCTCCTCTTGTCTCGAAACAGATTAACGTGAAGGAATTTCCATGAAAAGAACACCGGCAGTCGCAGCGATGCTCACCCTTCTTCTCTCCGCCGTCTGCGGGGCGGAGCCGGAGCTCTGTTTTTCGTTCGAAGATGAAGCGCTTCCCGGCGTCGCGGGCAAAGCGGCGGATGCGGCGGGACAGGTTCGGGAACTCGTCCCGGAGAAGGCAGGTTTTCCGGGCGGAAAGGATTTCACCGTCTCCTGTTTCATCCGTCCCTCGGCGAAATCGGGATACCAGATCGTGCTTTCGCAGGCCGGAATGAACCCGGCGGACCGGCTCTGGTGGATCGGCTACTCCCCCTCTCTCCGCCGCTTCGACTTCCTCGTCCGCGACGCGGACGGCAAGGGGCAGTCGCAGGTGTTCAGCCGGTCAGTCGACTCCTCCTCCGGATGGATTCATGTCGCGGCGGCCTGCCGGGACGGCAAGCTGGCGATCCGTGCGACCGGCCTCGAGAAAGCGCAGCTTGACACCGGTTCGGCTGCGGTGGAGAACCGCGGCGTCCGCCGCGGCGCCATGCCGCTGCTGCTCGGCGGGCGGCGCGGGGAACAGCCGCGCGGCTGTTTCGACGGGGCGGTCGATGAACTTACGCTCTGGAGCCGCGGCCTCTCCGACCGCGAACTCGATGTGCTCTTCCGGCTCGGCAAGTCAGGGAAGAGGTTTTCGGAGAAGGAGTTCGATGCTTTGCTGGCGCAGTCGGAGTTCAAACCGGTCGAACCGGAACACCCGGTATTCGGCGTTTTTCCGGAGAAACAGCACTCGGCGAAGCCGGGAACCATTCCGGCCGGGGAGTGCTGTCTCTTCCCGGAACAGCTTGCCAATGGAGATTTTACGGTGGAACTTGCGCTGACCATGAACGACCCCGCATCGTGCCGCTGGCTCTTCGAGCTCGGCGCGGACGGCTTCCGCTTCGACGGCGCGAAGAAGCTGCTGGTCAATGCCGGAAATCACGGCGCTGCCGACTTCCGCAACCGCCCGCTCGGCCATCGGTTTGAGCAGGCGCCGCGGCAGCTCCGCCTCGGCTTGGCTCGACGCGGCGCCGGTCTGGCTGTTTCACTCGACGGGAAGGAGGTCTGGAACGGCACCTTCAGCCGCGACACGGTCGGCGAGCTTGCGCTGAATGTCGAGTCGGGTTCCGTGACCGTCGACGGTTTTTCCGTCCGCGGCGCGTTGCTGAAGCGCGACATTGTGCCGGTGTTTCCGGAAGGAGAAGCCGGCAGCAGATTCTACCGGATTCCGGCGCTGGCCGCCGGGAAGGACGGTACGCTTCACGCCTTCGCCGAGGCGCGCCGCACGAGTCTCGGCGATGTCGGCGAGATCGACATCGCCTACCGCCGTTCGGCCGACGGCGGAAAAAGCTGGGAGCCGGTCCGCTTCCTGACCCGCAGACACGACCAGGGATTTTCAAGTAACAATCCGTCTCCGGCGATCGACCCGGTTTCAGGCAGGCTCCATCTTTTCTACGTCGAGGTTCCGGCGAAAAAATGGGGACAGCACGACTATCGCGTACTCCATACCGTGAGCGGCGACGGCGGAGGGAACTGGTCGGAGCCGGTCGATATCGCCCCGATGCTGCCGAAGGAGTGGGGCGTCTTTCTGCCCGCTCCGGGACACTCGCTTGTGCTGAAGCATGGAAAATATGCCGGCCGCATCGTCGTTCCCGGCTGGTGCAACCGGCCGGACAAGGGAACGAACTTTTATCAGTCGACGCTGATCCTGAGCGATGACGGCGGCAGGAGCTTCCGGGCCGGCGGTGTCGCGATGGAGAAGTCCGACGAGTGCATGCTCGCTGAACTGCCGGACGGCGCGCTCGTGATGGCGATCCGCCCGACCGCCAGTCACCGCGAGGTCCGCTTCTTCGCCGTGAGCAGAGACGGCGGCGAGAGCTTCGAACCGGCTTGCGCAGACCCTGCGCTGCGGGCGGTGGTCTGCCAGAATTCGATCCTGGCCGGGAGCGACGGCTCCCTGAACTACCTGTATCCGGCCGGCGGCAGCTATGCGCCGGATGCCATGTGCCGCCGCGCCGCGCTGACGCTGCGGCGCAAATCGCCCGTCGCGAAGGAGTGGAGCGCCCCGCAGCCGGTCTATCTCGGCCGCAGCGGCTACTCCGATCTCGCCGAGCTGCCGGACGGTTCGCTCGGCATCCTGTTCGAGGGCGGGCGGAAGAGCGACATGGGCGGCATCGGATTTGTCCGCATGCCGAAGGGAGGTTTCTGAAAATGGGATTCAACTGGCTTGATTACCTGGTTTTGTTCGTCTATCTCGCCGGACTCATGCTGGTGGCGACGAAGTTCCTGCACGAACAGCACAACTCGAAGGAGTTCTTCGTGGCCGGAAACTCGATCCCGTGGTGGGGGGCGGGCATGTCGATCCTCGCCACACTGGTCAGCACGGTCAGCATCCTCGGCGGTCCGGCCGACTTCTTCCGTTACGGTTTCGAGGGGTTCGGAATCTGGTATCTGGCGACGTTTCTGGCGGCTCCGGTCATCATCTTCGTCTTTATCCGTTTCTTCCTGAATCTCGGGATCGTCTCGGCGTATGAGTATCTCGAAAAACGTTTTTCGCTCGGCATCCGGCTGATCGGCAGCAGTTTCTTCCTGCTGATGCGGGCGCTCTACATCGGCGTGGTGATCTATGCGTCGGCCATCGCGCTCGGACCGTTCACCGGGATTCCGGTCATGTGGCTCATGGTGATCGTCGGCGTCTGCTCGGCGCTTTACGCGGTGACCGGCGGCATCAAGGCGGTGATCTGGACCGACGTGATCCAGCTTGTCGTGGTCTATCTCGGCATCGCCTATCTGCTGGCCATGGTGTTCAACCGGATTGAGGGGGGATTCCCCGAGATGTGGCGGATCGCTACGGAACGCGGACACGACTTCTCCTATCTGAAGTCGGCGGAGAACTGGGGATTGTCGCCTTTTGTTCCGAATGCGTTTTTCCTGCTGCTTGTCGGCATGTTCTTCAATGCGCTGGCCCAGAAGGGAACCGACCAGATGACCGTGCAGCGTTACCTTTCGACCCGGAACGCCCGCGAGAGCGCGAAAGCGCTGCTGGTCGATGTCTTCGGCGCGATTCCGATCGGATTTCTGATGATGGCGGTCGGTCTCGGGCTCTTCGCCTGGTATCATACGACCGGCGGACTCGAACACCTCGCCGAAAACAACTACAACGGCCTGCTGCCGGAGTTTGTCGCGCGCGAGTTTCCGCACGGTTTCGCGGGGCTGTTCGCGGCGGCGTTGATGGCTGCGGTGATTTCGACGGTCGACTCCGGCATGAACTGTCTGGCGACGGTGACCATGACCGACTTCCAGCTGCGTTTTCGCAAAAGCCCGCTCAGCGACGCCGGGTCGATCTTCTATGCGCGGCTCTGGACCGTCGTCTGGGCGGCGCTCTGCATCGGGCTGGCCTTCTTCATCTATGTTTCGGCCTACGACAATATCGCGCGGGTGTCCGGGCAGGTGATCGGGCTTTTTTCGGGTTCGATCCTCGGAATCTTTCTGCTCGGCATGCTTGTGCCGCGCGTGAACGCCCCCGGCGCCGGCATCGGCGCGGTCGCGGGCGGCGCGGTTGCGATCTGGGCGAACTACTTCTGGGTCAGGCAGGCTCCGGACGGGAACATCCTGCATGTCTGCTATATGGTTCCGATCACGCTCGGCGTGCTGACTACGCTCGGCGTCGGAGTCCTGACGAGCTTCTGTTTCGCGCCGCCGCGCCGCGAGCAGCTCCGGGGACTGAATATCTGGCATCTGACCGAACGCGAACGCAATCTCACCGACAGAAAGGCCGAACAATGAAAAACGTATTTCTCACCACCGCCGTTTTCACCCTGTCGCTGGCGTTGACCGGCGCCGAAGTCCGGCTGCTCGCGGACCGCTCCGATCCGGGGCCGGTGACCGGGATCGCCGTTCAGGAAGGCCGCATCTTCGCCTCCGGCGGCCTCGGTGAGCCGCTGCAGGAGCTCGACGGAACCGGTGCGGTCAGGCGCGCCTGGGGACGGAAGTTCATTGCGGACAAGCACGGGCTGCGCAGCAGCGGCGGTTACCTCTACGCGACCGATATCGGCAATCATCAGGTGTTCAAAATGACGCCGGACGGCGAAGTCGTCATGACGCTCGGCGAGAAGGGCGTGCCGGGCTGCGACGAAACGCACTTCAACAAGCCGACCGACGTCGCAGTCGCTCCGGACGGCGACATCTACGTCACCGACGGCTACGGCAACCGCCGGGTGGCCTGCTTCGGGCCGGACGGCAGATTCAAATTCGCCTGGGGAAAAGAGGGCAGCGGCCCCGGTGAATTCAAAAATCCGCACAATATCGTGATCGGCTCCGACAACCGGGTTTATGTGGCCGACCGGGACAACCGCCGGCTGCAGATTTTCGACCGGAAGGGCGTGCTGCTCGAAATCCGCCCCGACGCGGGACAGCTGTTCGGGCTCGACACCGACGGAGAACGCCTTTTCCTGACGGTGGCGCGCCCGGAGTGGCACGGACTGGTCGTCACGGCGCTCGACGGAACCGTCCTCGCTTCCGTCGGCGGAAAGGGAAAGAAGGAGGGGGAATTCGACGTTCCCCACTCGGTCGCCTTCGACCGCGGGCGCAACTGCCTGTGGATCGGGGAGGTCAACAACCGCCGGCTTCAGAAAGTTCAACTTCCGGAAACATCCAAATAATCAGGAGATTTCTTATGAAAAGGCATTTCACTCTGATCGAACTTCTGGTCGTGATCGCGATCATCGCGATTCTCGCTTCGATGCTGCTGCCGGCGCTCCAGCAGGCGCGGGCGCGGGCGCAGTCCACCACCTGCATCAACAATCTGAAAACCTTCGGGAATTTCACCGTGATTTACGCGGGTGACAACAACGACTGGCCGGTCCCGGTCGCGGTTCTGGAGGGCTCCGCGACGAAAGAGCGCTGGATGCACAACGAAGAGTTCATGAAACTGGTCACCGGCGACGTGTTCCGGGCGACCTACGAATACTGGCCCGAAAAGCTGCTCTGCCCGCTGGCGACCTTCGCGCTGCAGGTCGATACGGCGGCGAGCCACAAGGACGGGCGCGCGAACATTGCGCGTTCCTACGGGCGCAACAACGAGTTCGGGCCGGCGTGGAACAATCCGTCCGTGCGGAGCATCAAGCTCGGCTCGATCCGGAATCCGTCCGGCAAGCTCGACTTCATGGACGCGACCGGCTGGAACCCCGAGTACAGCCACGCGGTCAGTTCCTCGTACTACACCAAAAACGGCGAGGGCACGATCATGGGAGTGGCCTACCGCCACAGCCGCAAGGTCAATGCGTCGTTCTACGACGGCCACGTGCAGGGAGGGCTTGCGGAGAACGAGCTGATCACCTCCGGGAAGTCCGGGCGTCCGGGCAACCCGGCCTCCGACGATATTTATTACAAGC containing:
- a CDS encoding peptidyl-alpha-hydroxyglycine alpha-amidating lyase family protein; translation: MKNVFLTTAVFTLSLALTGAEVRLLADRSDPGPVTGIAVQEGRIFASGGLGEPLQELDGTGAVRRAWGRKFIADKHGLRSSGGYLYATDIGNHQVFKMTPDGEVVMTLGEKGVPGCDETHFNKPTDVAVAPDGDIYVTDGYGNRRVACFGPDGRFKFAWGKEGSGPGEFKNPHNIVIGSDNRVYVADRDNRRLQIFDRKGVLLEIRPDAGQLFGLDTDGERLFLTVARPEWHGLVVTALDGTVLASVGGKGKKEGEFDVPHSVAFDRGRNCLWIGEVNNRRLQKVQLPETSK
- a CDS encoding sodium:solute symporter family transporter encodes the protein MGFNWLDYLVLFVYLAGLMLVATKFLHEQHNSKEFFVAGNSIPWWGAGMSILATLVSTVSILGGPADFFRYGFEGFGIWYLATFLAAPVIIFVFIRFFLNLGIVSAYEYLEKRFSLGIRLIGSSFFLLMRALYIGVVIYASAIALGPFTGIPVMWLMVIVGVCSALYAVTGGIKAVIWTDVIQLVVVYLGIAYLLAMVFNRIEGGFPEMWRIATERGHDFSYLKSAENWGLSPFVPNAFFLLLVGMFFNALAQKGTDQMTVQRYLSTRNARESAKALLVDVFGAIPIGFLMMAVGLGLFAWYHTTGGLEHLAENNYNGLLPEFVAREFPHGFAGLFAAALMAAVISTVDSGMNCLATVTMTDFQLRFRKSPLSDAGSIFYARLWTVVWAALCIGLAFFIYVSAYDNIARVSGQVIGLFSGSILGIFLLGMLVPRVNAPGAGIGAVAGGAVAIWANYFWVRQAPDGNILHVCYMVPITLGVLTTLGVGVLTSFCFAPPRREQLRGLNIWHLTERERNLTDRKAEQ
- a CDS encoding type II secretion system protein produces the protein MKRHFTLIELLVVIAIIAILASMLLPALQQARARAQSTTCINNLKTFGNFTVIYAGDNNDWPVPVAVLEGSATKERWMHNEEFMKLVTGDVFRATYEYWPEKLLCPLATFALQVDTAASHKDGRANIARSYGRNNEFGPAWNNPSVRSIKLGSIRNPSGKLDFMDATGWNPEYSHAVSSSYYTKNGEGTIMGVAYRHSRKVNASFYDGHVQGGLAENELITSGKSGRPGNPASDDIYYKHWNLQVGKQ
- a CDS encoding FadR/GntR family transcriptional regulator, translated to MSESMSTVLADRLLQTAIESNMKIGDKLPGEVELADRFHVSRVSIREAINGLKFLGMLDAAPRRGTTIAALDYRRLVKYLGFQMAFSSLSEEELFDARLALEIGMLDLVGQRMTDEDYRELLELADACRRESDEPKAVADSIEADMRFHQRLLEISGNSMLQAFVKLIESFFHRQNAHPGNRQDQASAAEVHRMIVEALHDRNIELARGLMQKHLARHRKD
- a CDS encoding LacI family DNA-binding transcriptional regulator — encoded protein: MNNVTLKQVAELSGKSEATVSLVLNSRQYHRVSPRTRQLIQSIAEKLGYIPNMQAQALVKGRTRNIAVTANGLTPFYNEYIRRITHLLEARNYNVFAFETMLSPNRERQVVNWVRQGLFDGCICLEYNHYTREFYEPAIRAGIPYVLRGWDMPEECPAHMIRVDYRSAVGELFRHLAAEGWRRFGVITDGSSYCEEATAMSVRSTLYAEAAENSGVALDPDGWIVVPFDAERHLCYIYEHSRALFRNRPDIDGVIVQSSSDIPAVFKAAADSGRRIRTDLAIATFDQIPLIEFMQPPVSCIVEPSDEISQMAVDGLLAQLTGTESGPVDFSRPVGTRLVINDSTVRNRSPGPPDAAPGRSKQTSSQPS
- a CDS encoding sialidase family protein; its protein translation is MKRTPAVAAMLTLLLSAVCGAEPELCFSFEDEALPGVAGKAADAAGQVRELVPEKAGFPGGKDFTVSCFIRPSAKSGYQIVLSQAGMNPADRLWWIGYSPSLRRFDFLVRDADGKGQSQVFSRSVDSSSGWIHVAAACRDGKLAIRATGLEKAQLDTGSAAVENRGVRRGAMPLLLGGRRGEQPRGCFDGAVDELTLWSRGLSDRELDVLFRLGKSGKRFSEKEFDALLAQSEFKPVEPEHPVFGVFPEKQHSAKPGTIPAGECCLFPEQLANGDFTVELALTMNDPASCRWLFELGADGFRFDGAKKLLVNAGNHGAADFRNRPLGHRFEQAPRQLRLGLARRGAGLAVSLDGKEVWNGTFSRDTVGELALNVESGSVTVDGFSVRGALLKRDIVPVFPEGEAGSRFYRIPALAAGKDGTLHAFAEARRTSLGDVGEIDIAYRRSADGGKSWEPVRFLTRRHDQGFSSNNPSPAIDPVSGRLHLFYVEVPAKKWGQHDYRVLHTVSGDGGGNWSEPVDIAPMLPKEWGVFLPAPGHSLVLKHGKYAGRIVVPGWCNRPDKGTNFYQSTLILSDDGGRSFRAGGVAMEKSDECMLAELPDGALVMAIRPTASHREVRFFAVSRDGGESFEPACADPALRAVVCQNSILAGSDGSLNYLYPAGGSYAPDAMCRRAALTLRRKSPVAKEWSAPQPVYLGRSGYSDLAELPDGSLGILFEGGRKSDMGGIGFVRMPKGGF